One window of the Rosa rugosa chromosome 3, drRosRugo1.1, whole genome shotgun sequence genome contains the following:
- the LOC133738958 gene encoding uncharacterized protein LOC133738958 has protein sequence MELQSVCLGIPTSNFTLSNNRISPHQSITANHGGRLRTRIASKSYFVPGLNMFVKKSSMLCLNKGAIMCASNPSLDGKLEFSREKESNVPSKATDAVEPFRGKSGSISFCGLTHQLVEEGKLLSAPFDEEKGSFLWFLAPVVLIASFIFPQFFIGNAIEGYLKDEVLVEIATSLSSEAVFYVGLATFLLVTDHVQRPYLQFSTKRWGLITGLRGYLTSAFFTSGFKVVAPLVAVYVTWPVLGLPALVAVAPFLVGCAAQLAFERVLDKRGSSCWPLVPIIFEVYRLYQLTKADYFIKKLMYTMNGLPTSPELLEKTGALFAMEVTVGTLCVVCLWSLVTFLLRLFPSRPVAEKY, from the exons ATGGAGCTGCAATCAGTTTGTCTTGGGATTCCCACCTCAAATTTCACTTTATCCAATAACCGTATATCCCCTCACCAAAGT ATTACAGCAAACCACGGTGGGAGACTCCGTACTAGAATTGCTTCCAAAT CTTATTTTGTGCCGGGATTAAATATGTTTGTGAAGAAGTCCTCAATGCTTTGCTTGAACAAAGGAGCTATTATGTGTGCTTCTAACCCTAGTCTGGATGGGAAGTTGGAGTTCTCGAGAGAGAAAGAATCTAACGTCCCTAGTAAGGCAACTGATGCGGTGGAGCCTTTTCGTGGCAAGTCGGGTTCGATTTCGTTTTGTGGGTTGACACACCAATTGGTAGAGGAAGGGAAATTGCTTTCAGCCCCGTTCGATGAAGAGAAGGGGTCGTTTCTTTGGTTTTTAGCCCCTGTTGTCTTGATTGCGTCATTTATTTTTCCGCAGTTCTTCATTGGTAATGCAATTGAAGGTTACTTGAAGGACGAGGTTCTCGTAG AAATCGCAACTTCATTATCTTCAGAGGCTGTATTTTATGTGGGACTTGCGACATTTTTACTTGTCACTGACCATGTTCAGAGGCCCTATCTACAGTTCAGTACAAAGAGATGGGGTCTCATTACTGGCCTAAGAGGATACTTGACATCTGCTTTCTTCACATCGGGCTTCAAGGTGGTTGCACCTCTAGTCGCTGTTTATGTAACCTGGCCAGTGCTTGGCTTGCCAGCCTTGGTTGCTGTTGCTCCCTTTCTAGTTGGTTGTGCTGCTCAGCTTGCATTTGAGAGGGTACTTGACAAGCGAGGGTCATCTTGTTGGCCTCTAGTTCCTATTATCTTTGAG GTTTACAGACTATATCAGCTGACAAAAGCTGATTACTTTATCAAGAAATTGATGTATACAATGAACGGTCTTCCTACATCCCCAGAACTTCTAGAGAAAACCGGTGCATTATTTGCGATGGAGGTCACTGTCGGAACCCTTTGTGTGGTGTGCTTGTGGTCTCTGGTGACATTTCTCTTGAGGCTTTTTCCTTCCAGACCGGTAGCAGAGAAGTACTGA
- the LOC133738087 gene encoding uncharacterized protein LOC133738087 — translation MAKSCSGLADELVKCLSECDCIKVEKRSIRECAGEKSPSISSECIGLRETYFNCKRGQVDMRNRIRGNKGY, via the coding sequence ATGGCAAAGTCTTGCAGTGGCCTAGCAGATGAGCTAGTCAAGTGTCTTAGTGAGTGTGATTGCATTAAGGTTGAGAAGCGGTCGATCCGGGAATGTGCCGGAGAGAAGAGCCCATCAATATCAAGCGAATGTATCGGTCTGAGGGAAACATATTTCAATTGCAAGAGAGGCCAGGTTGACATGAGAAATAGGATTCGCGGGAACAAAGGCTATTGA
- the LOC133738085 gene encoding uncharacterized protein LOC133738085, producing MATTRILRTFKPMTIHSSSASSSSPPTTVRYLSKDAGLMSGEKKLGTANERKQMAVVKASVAGSQTLTTSKPQVNRGVIDLASLVTKTNRSLLILLRTALKRKSIQQQVQMFIERGIIDCRFFTLLAVAGSLLGSVLCFVEGCFIVLESYFQYFHALSQKTDQGHMVHLLIEAIDMFLVGTAMLIFGVGLYAMFMGSKAAKDRGPRFSESNLFGLFYMKAAPAWVDMKSVSQAKSKIGHAVVMILQVGLLEKFKSIPLVTPLDLACFAGAVLVSSACIFLLSRLDYSATTAG from the exons ATGGCAACCACTAGAATATTGCGCACGTTTAAGCCTATGACTATTCATTCCtcctctgcttcttcttcttcaccaccaACAACTGTTAGGTATCTGAGCAAGGATGCCGGGTTGATGAGTGGAGAGAAAAAACTTGGTACTGCGAATGAGAGAAAACAAATGGCGGTTGTTAAGGCTTCAGTGGCCGGTTCCCAGACACTTACCACATCGAAGCCACAAGTGAATCGAGGAGTTATAGATTTGGCTTCCTTGGTTACAAAGACCAATCGTTCTTTGCTCATTCTACTAAGAACGGCTCTCAAGAGAAAATCTATACAGCAGCAGGTCCAGATGTTCATTGAAAGG GGCATAATTGACTGTCGGTTCTTTACATTACTTGCTGTTGCAGGATCTTTACTTGGTTCAGTACTGTGCTTTGTCGAG GGTTGTTTTATTGTTCTAGAGTCATATTTCCAGTATTTTCATGCCTTGTCTCAGAAGACAGATCAAGGACATATGGTGCACCTACTTATTGAAGCAATAG ACATGTTCCTAGTAGGAACAGCCATGCTTATATTCGGAGTTGGGTTGTATGCCATGTTCATGGGGTCAAAGGCTGCGAAAGATAGAGGACCGCGGTTCAGTGAGTCAAACTTGTTTGGGCTGTTCTACATGAAG GCAGCTCCAGCATGGGTTGACATGAAATCAGTTTCGCAAGCAAAATCTAAAATTGGGCATGCAGTGGTGATGATACTTCAAGTGGGACTGTTGGAGAAGTTCAAAAGTATACCTCTTGTCACACCACTCGATCTTGCTTGCTTTGCCGGAGCTGTGCTCGTCTCCTCAGCTTGTATCTTCCTTCTTTCCAGACTTGATTATTCTGCTACCACTGCTGGCTGA
- the LOC133738084 gene encoding probable E3 ubiquitin-protein ligase ARI8, producing the protein MEDTDYMYDDNYDDDGFSDCDDDDDDQSIEEESNDRQNYTVLKEEEIAKLQEDAITEVSAVLSISQSAACFTLTQFNWNVINLNDEWFADEDRIRQKVGLLEKPVAQFNPKNQRTICGICFEVYGYGSMYSAACGHRYCGECWRGYISTAIKDGPPCLMLRCPEPPCRAAVGPDLISVLVSKQEYERYRHYLLRSYVEQQTKIKWCPAPDCKYAVRFDSYETRSYDVSCICLHSYCWNCTEESHRPVDCETVRKWVMKNKDSSQNAQWILVNTKPCPKCKRPIQKNQGCHHMTCSAPCRYEFCWYCLAKFESYSTRCCNAYRANTDELKELDLEPDQKKLKEYLDRYLHYYERWANNQSSKEKAVESLEEVRTKHIKELIRKQQYLSELELNFIIDAWQQIIECRQVLRWSYAYGYYMPEDERLKADLFEHLQGHAEYSLERLHKCAETELQPFLASEEELKESFHAFRLKLENMTRATKDYFRKLVTALENGLSEVDGV; encoded by the coding sequence ATGGAAGACACAGACTACATGTACGATGACAACTACGACGACGACGGCTTTAGCGATTGtgacgacgacgatgatgatCAGTCGATTGAAGAGGAATCAAATGATCGGCAAAACTACACTGTTctgaaagaagaagagattgcCAAGCTTCAAGAGGATGCTATCACTGAAGTGTCTGCTGTACTATCAATATCGCAATCCGCTGCCTGCTTCACCCTCACTCAGTTCAACTGGAACGTGATCAATCTCAACGACGAGTGGTTCGCCGATGAAGACAGGATCCGGCAAAAGGTCGGTCTGTTGGAGAAGCCTGTGGCTCAATTCAATCCGAAAAACCAAAGAACTATTTGCGGTATATGTTTTGAGGTGTATGGCTATGGATCGATGTATTCGGCCGCCTGCGGTCATCGTTATTGTGGAGAGTGCTGGAGGGGTTACATCAGCACAGCGATCAAGGATGGCCCCCCGTGTTTGATGCTGAGGTGTCCCGAACCGCCGTGTAGGGCGGCGGTTGGTCCTGATTTGATCTCGGTCTTGGTGTCGAAACAGGAGTACGAGAGGTACAGGCACTACCTTTTGAGATCGTACGTCGAACAGCAGACCAAGATCAAGTGGTGTCCTGCTCCGGATTGTAAGTACGCTGTTAGGTTTGATAGTTATGAGACCAGAAGCTATGACGTTTCGTGTATTTGTTTGCATAGCTATTGCTGGAATTGTACGGAGGAGAGTCACCGTCCGGTGGACTGTGAGACGGTGAGGAAGTGGGTTATGAAGAACAAGGACAGCTCGCAAAATGCGCAGTGGATATTGGTTAACACCAAGCCTTGTCCAAAGTGCAAGAGACCGATTCAGAAGAACCAAGGGTGTCACCATATGACTTGCTCAGCTCCTTGTAGGTATGAGTTTTGCTGGTATTGTCTTGCGAAATTCGAAAGTTATTCTACTAGATGTTGTAACGCGTATAGGGCGAATACTGATGAGCTGAAGGAGTTGGATTTGGAGCCGGATCAGAAGAAGCTGAAGGAGTATTTAGATAGGTATCTTCATTATTATGAGCGATGGGCAAACAATCAGTCTTCGAAGGAAAAGGCTGTCGAGTCTTTAGAGGAGGTGCGAACCAAGCACATTAAGGAGCTTATTAGGAAACAACAGTATCTGTCTGAGCTTGAACTCAATTTCATCATAGATGCATGGCAACAGATAATTGAATGTAGGCAGGTGCTGCGGTGGAGCTATGCGTATGGCTACTACATGCCTGAGGATGAGCGTCTTAAGGCTGATCTGTTTGAGCACTTGCAAGGTCATGCAGAGTACAGCCTCGAGAGGCTTCACAAATGCGCCGAGACTGAATTGCAACCATTTCTGGCTTCTGAGGAAGAATTAAAGGAGAGCTTCCATGCATTTCGCTTAAAACTCGAAAATATGACGAGGGCCACTAAAGATTATTTCAGGAAGCTGGTTACAGCCTTGGAGAATGGCCTTTCGGAGGTGGACGGCGTATGA
- the LOC133737009 gene encoding exocyst complex component SEC3A has product MAKSSADDQELRRACEAAIEGTKQSVVMSIRVAKSRGMWGKTHKLGRDMAKPRVLALSVKNKGQRTKAFLRVLKYSTGGVLEPAKLYKLKHLSKVEVLTSDPSGCTFTLGFDNLRSQSVAPPQWTMRNIDDRNRLLLCILNICKDALEQLPKVVGIDVVEMALWAKENTPAISSQKNQQEGEGPAAATVTERDLKVTVEKELVSQAEEEDMEALLGTYVMGIGEAEAFSERLKRELLALEAANVHAILESEPLIDEVLQGIESATNCVDDMDEWLSIFNVKLRHMREDIESIETRNNKLETQSVNNKALIEELDKLLKGLHVPTEYATCLTGGSFDEARMLQNIEACEWLAGALRSLEVPHLDPIYANMRAVKEKRAELEKLKATFVRRASEFLRNYFASLVDFMISDKSYFSQRGQLKRPDHADLRYKCRTYARLLQHLKTLDKNCLGPLRKAYCSSLNLLLRREAREFANELRASTKASKNPTVWLEASTGSGQNMNAADTSTVSDAYSKMLTIFIPLLVDESSFFAHFMCFEVPALVPPGGTANGDKSEYDDDDPNDDDLGIMDIDDNDSKAGKQTGELAALNESLQDLLDGIQEDFYAVVDWAYKIDPLRCISMHGITERYLSGQKADAAGFVRLLLGDLESRVSMQFSRFVDEACHQIERNERNVRQMGVLSYIPRFATLATRMEQYIQGQSRDLVDQAYTKFVSIMFVTLEKIAQTDPKYSDLFLLENYAAFQNSLYDLANVVPTLAKFYHQASEAYEQACTRHISMIIYAQFERLFQFAKKIEDLMYTIAPEEIPFQLGLSKVDLRKMLKYSLSGLDKSISAMYKKLQKNMTSEELLPSLWDKCKKEFLDKYESFAQLVNKIYPTETIPTVTEMRELLANM; this is encoded by the exons ATGGCGAAATCCAGCGCCGACGACCAGGAGCTCCGGCGAGCCTGCGAGGCCGCAATCGAAGGCACCAAGCAGTCCGTGGTCATGTCGATCCGTGTCGCCAAGAGCCGGGGCATGTGGGGGAAGACTCACAAGCTCGGCCGCGACATGGCCAAACCTAGGGTTCTTGCCCTTTCCG TCAAAAACAAAGGCCAGCGGACTAAAGCCTTTCTTCGAGTCTTAAAATATTCCACTGGAGGAGTTCTTGAG CCTGCAAAGTTATACAAGCTAAAGCATCTTTCAAAGGTGGAGGTTTTAACAAGCGACCCTAGTGGATGTACTTTTACTCTG GGTTTTGATAATCTTAGGAGCCAGAGTGTTGCTCCTCCTCAATGGACCATGCGAAACATTGATGACAG GAACCGCCTTTTACTATGTATTTTAAACATATGCAAAGACGCACTGGAACAGCTGCCTAAAGTTGTTGGTATAGATGTCGTCGAGATGGCTCTTTGGGCTAAG gaaaatACACCCGCAATTTCTAGTCAAAAAAACCAGCAAGAGGGAGAGGGACCTGCTGCAGCAACAGTGACTGAACGTGACTTGAAAGTAACTGTTGAGAAAGAACTTGTCTCACAAGCCGAGGAAGAGGACATGGAGGCACTTTTGGGAAC TTATGTCATGGGTATTGGTGAAGCAGAGGCATTTTCTGAAAGGTTGAAAAGAGAGCTTCTGGCTCTGGAAGCAGCAAATGTGCATGCCATTTTGGAAAGTGAACCTTTGATCGATGAG GTTTTGCAAGGGATTGAATCAGCAACAAATTGTGTTGATGACATGGATGAATGGTTAAGCATCTTCAATGTGAAACTAAGACACATGAGAGAAGACATTGAGTCG ATAGAAACCCGCAATAACAAGTTGGAAACGCAATCTGTAAATAATAAAGCACTCATCGAGGAGCTTGACAAGCTTCTTAAAGGCTTGCATGTCCCTACAGAG TATGCAACATGTTTGACTGGAGGTTCATTTGACGAGGCACGTATGCTTCAAAACATAGAAGCATGTGAGTGGTTAGCTGGTGCTCTACGCAGTCTTGAAGTACCCCATTTGGACCCTATCTATGCAAACATGCGAGCT GTTAAAGAGAAGCGGGCAGAACTTGAAAAATTAAAAGCTACATTTGTCAGAAGAGCTTCTGAGTTCTTGCGAAATTACTTTGCTAGTTTGGTGGATTTCATGATAAGTGACAAGAGCTACTTTTCTCAG CGGGGGCAACTGAAAAGGCCTGATCATGCTGATCTACGGTATAAATGCAGGACATATGCTCGCCTTCTGCAACATTTAAAG ACTCTTGATAAGAATTGCCTTGGGCCACTGAGAAAAGCATATTGTAGCTCCCTCAACTTGCTTCTTCGTCGGGAG GCTCGTGAATTTGCAAATGAGCTTCGTGCTAGTACAAAGGCATCAAAAAATCCAACTGTCTGGCTTGAAGCTTCTACTGGTTCTGGTCAAAATATGAATGCTGCAGACACTTCTACTGTTTCTGATGCTTATTCCAAGATGCTAACAATTTTTATCCCACTCCTTGTAGATGAG AGTTCTTTTTTCGCACACTTTATGTGCTTTGAAGTTCCTGCACTTGTTCCTCCAGGGGGTACTGCCAATGGAGATAAATCTGAATACGATGATGATGACCCGAATGATGACGATTTGGGAATCATGGACATTGATGACAATGACAGTAAAGCTG GTAAACAAACGGGAGAGCTTGCAGCATTGAATGAATCTCTTCAGGATTTACTAGATGGAATCCAA GAAGACTTTTATGCTGTGGTGGACTGGGCATACAAGATTGATCCTTTACGCTGCATATCAATGCATGGGATTACAGAGCGTTATCTTTCAGGTCAGAAAGCTGATGCAGCAGGATTTGTGCGTCTCCTGCTGGGCGATCTGGAGTCAAGAGTATCAATGCAATTTAGTCGT TTTGTTGATGAAGCATGCCACCAGATTGAAAGAAATGAGCGCAATGTTAGGCAAATGGGTGTCTTGTCATACATCCCAAG ATTTGCAACTCTGGCAACGCGAATGGAGCAGTATATCCAGGGACAATCTAGGGATTTAGTTGATCAAGCATACACAAAATTT GTTAGCATAATGTTTGTGACTTTAGAGAAGATTGCACAAACAGATCCAAAATATTCTGATCTTTTCCTCTTAGAGAACTATGCTGCATTTCAGAATAG TTTGTATGACCTAGCAAATGTTGTTCCTACATTGGCCAAATTTTATCACCAAGCAAGTGAAGCTTATGAACAAGCTTGCACACGCCATATCAGTATGATCATATACGCT CAATTTGAACGGCTTTTCCAGTTCGCTAAAAAAATAGAGGATTTGATGTATACAATCGCTCCTGAAGAG ATCCCTTTCCAGCTTGGGTTGTCAAAAGTGGATTTGCGGAAGATGTTAAAATATAGTTTATCTGGG CTTGACAAGTCCATCAGTGCAATGTACAAGAAGTTGCAGAAAAACATGACATCAGAAGAATTGCTGCCTTCCTTATGGGATAAATGCAAG AAGGAGTTCCTTGACAAGTATGAAAGTTTTGCTCAACTTGTCAACAAAATCTACCCCACAGAGACCATTCCTACTGTAACAGAGATGAGAGAACTTTTGGCTAACATGTAA
- the LOC133738976 gene encoding probable E3 ubiquitin-protein ligase ARI2 gives MEDDYYVSSEEEGYYDDEEDNDDPENLEEEMMAYVESETPKCEVSSTKVISKESLLAAQRGDVQRVMDVLSLKEYHARTLLIHYRWDVDKVLAVYVERGKELLYEKAGVTMAEHDDTSQLSSEVMCDICMDEIPANEVTIMDCNHVFCNECWTEHFIVKINEGQSRRIKCMAHKCNAVCDEAIIRNLVSARDPNLAEKFDRFLLESYIEDNRKVKWCPSIPHCGNAIRIEEDELIEVECACGKQFCFSCLCEAHSPCSCQMWDHWLKKCVDESETVNYISVNTKHCPKCNKLVEKNGGCNLVTCICGQPFCWLCGAPTGSDHTWDSIAGHECGRFKEDEETDLEQTKKDLFRYTHYFNRFQAHKDSLKLEAALKKTVQRKITYLEENLSSSKDYSWPTDALNRLFRSRRIIAYSYPFAYHMFGDLLKKEMTLEQRTIKQNLFEDQQQQLEASMEKLSMFTEEPFDHYSEEKLHDLKLRMINLSTLVDKLCLKLFECIEYDLLGQLQFSVHRIVSYNSNGVEKASEINSLSGC, from the exons ATGGAGGACGACTATTATGTGAGCAGCGAGGAAGAAGGCTATTACGATGACGAGGAGGATAATGATGATCCTGAGAATTTGGAGGAGGAGATGATGGCGTACGTTGAGAGTGAGACTCCAAAGTGTGAGGTGTCATCGACCAAG GTAATCTCAAAAGAATCTCTCTTGGCTGCacag AGGGGCGATGTGCAGAGGGTAATGGATGTGCTGTCGCTGAAAGAGTACCATGCCCGAACCTTGCTCATCCATTATCGTTGGGATGTCGACAAGGTGCTTGCTGTGTATGTAGAGAGGGGGAAAGAGTTACTATACGAAAAGGCTGGTGTGACTATGGCGGAGCATGATGACACATCACAGCTTTCATCTGAGGTTATGTGTGATATTTGCATGGATGAAATTCCGGCTAATGAGGTCACAATCATGGATTGCAATCACGTTTTTTGTAACGAAT GTTGGACAGAGCATTTTATTGTGAAAATAAATGAGGGTCAAAGTAGGCGCATTAAATGCATGGCACACAAGTGCAATGCTGTTTGTGACGAAGCAATAATCAGAAATCTGGTCAGTGCAAGGGATCCTAATCTGGCCGAGAAGTTTGATCGTTTTCTTCTGGAATCATATATTGAGGATAATAGAAAGGTGAAGTGGTGCCCGAGTATTCCTCATTGTGGAAATGCTATACGTATTGAGGAAGATGAGTTAATCGAGGTTGAATGTGCATGTGGAAAGCAATTCTGTTTTAGTTGCTTATGTGAAGCACACTCTCCTTGTTCATGCCAAATGTGGGACCACTGGTTGAAGAAGTGCGTAGATGAATCAGAGACTGTTAATTACATTTCAGTCAACACAAAGCATTGCCCAAAATGTAACAAGCTGGTTGAAAAGAATGGAGGATGCAATCTAGTTACCTGTATCTGTGGACAACCATTTTG CTGGCTCTGTGGTGCCCCAACTGGTTCGGATCATACATGGGATTCCATTGCAGGTCATGAGTGTGGACGATTCAAAGAAGACGAGGAGACGGACCTTGAGCAAACCAAGAAGGACCTATTTCGTTACACTCACTACTTCAACCGTTTTCAAGCTCATAAAGATTCTCTTAAGCTTGAAGCTGCGCTGAAGAAAACCGtacaaagaaaaataacatattTGGAAGAAAACTTATCGTCATCGAAAGATTATAGCTGGCCAACTGATGCACTCAACAGACTCTTTAGATCAAGGCGAATTATTGCATATTCCTACCCATTTGCATATCACATGTTTGGTGATCTTTTAAAAAAAGAGATGACATTAGAACAAAGGACGATAAAACAGAACTTGTTTGAGgaccagcagcagcagcttgAGGCCAGCATGGAGAAGCTTTCTATGTTTACAGAGGAACCTTTTGACCATTATTCGGAGGAGAAACTTCACGATTTAAAATTGAGGATGATCAATCTTTCGACGCTTGTTGATAAGCTCTGCCTGAAATT GTTTGAATGCATTGAATATGATTTGCTGGGCCAACTTCAATTTTCAGTTCACAGAATTGTTTCTTACAACTCGAACGGCGTGGAGAAAGCATCAGAAATTAACAGTTTGTCGGGATGCTGA